The following proteins come from a genomic window of Polaribacter dokdonensis:
- a CDS encoding non-canonical purine NTP diphosphatase codes for MKLVFATNNLNKLKEVQEMLPNSIELLSLKDINCNEEVDETEVTLEGNAKLKADYITKNYGYNCFADDTGLEVAALDGKPGVYSARFAGAPRSAERNMQKLLNELIDEPNRNAQFRTAICLNLNEKQFLFEGICTGTILTEKQGEKGFGYDPIFKPTNYNESFATMSSSEKNKISHRGLAVQKLVNFLKNY; via the coding sequence ATGAAATTAGTTTTTGCTACAAATAATTTAAACAAGCTAAAAGAGGTTCAAGAAATGTTACCAAACTCAATTGAGTTATTAAGCTTAAAAGACATTAATTGTAATGAAGAAGTAGATGAAACTGAGGTTACTTTAGAAGGCAATGCCAAATTAAAAGCAGATTATATTACCAAAAATTATGGTTATAACTGTTTTGCTGATGATACTGGTTTAGAAGTGGCTGCTTTAGATGGCAAACCTGGTGTATATTCTGCAAGATTTGCTGGTGCACCAAGAAGTGCAGAAAGAAATATGCAAAAATTATTAAATGAATTGATTGATGAACCAAATAGAAATGCACAATTTAGAACTGCCATTTGTTTAAACTTGAATGAAAAGCAATTTTTATTTGAAGGTATTTGCACTGGTACAATTTTAACTGAAAAGCAAGGTGAAAAAGGTTTTGGGTATGACCCAATCTTTAAACCTACTAATTACAATGAATCTTTTGCAACCATGAGTTCATCAGAAAAAAATAAAATTTCTCACAGAGGTTTAGCAGTTCAAAAATTAGTTAATTTCTTAAAAAACTATTAA
- a CDS encoding helix-turn-helix domain-containing protein, giving the protein MKQPELGKKILELRKQKGFTQEELVDQCNINVRTIQRIEAGDVSPRSYTIKAILEVLGFNYEEIFEEKYIPGKFDSILGIKESIILKQLNFAFIFGIGFFVFGSLEILVEFLDFKDDWLFKVIYTLVKSLSFITLLFFFRGFIIVGNIYKNYLLQISAFLIIVFTLFLSFLDVLSLYLSDDFVGIVGLSKLISYGIVSILFGVALLRLKEFGGLAYWTGIIEIITGACLLLIILSPIALVTQAIVEILEIILIYRIALKLKGKL; this is encoded by the coding sequence ATGAAACAGCCAGAGTTAGGTAAAAAGATTCTTGAGTTAAGAAAACAAAAGGGTTTTACGCAAGAAGAACTTGTTGACCAATGCAATATTAATGTTAGAACCATACAAAGAATAGAAGCTGGAGATGTATCACCTAGAAGTTATACTATAAAAGCTATTTTAGAAGTATTAGGTTTTAATTATGAAGAAATTTTTGAAGAAAAATATATACCAGGAAAGTTTGATAGTATTTTAGGTATTAAAGAAAGCATAATTCTAAAACAGTTGAATTTTGCTTTTATCTTCGGAATTGGATTTTTCGTTTTTGGTTCCTTAGAAATATTGGTAGAATTTTTAGATTTTAAAGATGATTGGTTATTTAAAGTAATTTATACTTTGGTAAAATCGCTTTCATTTATTACTCTGCTTTTCTTTTTTAGAGGTTTTATAATTGTAGGTAATATTTACAAAAACTATCTACTACAAATCAGTGCCTTTCTAATTATTGTTTTCACTTTATTCTTATCTTTTTTAGATGTATTATCATTATACCTATCAGATGATTTTGTTGGTATTGTTGGTTTATCTAAACTGATTTCTTATGGGATTGTAAGTATTTTATTTGGTGTTGCTCTCTTAAGATTAAAAGAATTTGGTGGTTTAGCTTATTGGACTGGAATTATAGAAATTATTACAGGAGCTTGTTTACTCTTGATAATTTTATCGCCAATAGCATTAGTAACCCAGGCTATTGTAGAAATTTTAGAGATTATTCTAATTTACAGAATTGCCTTAAAATTAAAAGGCAAACTATAA
- the rlmH gene encoding 23S rRNA (pseudouridine(1915)-N(3))-methyltransferase RlmH, with the protein MKIKLLAIGKTDNKQLSLLIDEYQNRLKHYIKFELEIIPDIKNVKNLSELQQKEKEGELILKKLQNTDVLVLLDDKGKHFTSIEFSKYLQKKMNAGLKQLVLVIGGPYGFSDTVYQKAQGKISLSKMTFSHQMIRLFIVEQLYRGFTILKNEPYHHE; encoded by the coding sequence ATGAAAATTAAACTTTTAGCGATAGGAAAAACAGATAATAAACAACTATCTCTTTTGATAGATGAATATCAAAATCGTTTAAAACATTATATTAAGTTTGAGTTAGAAATAATACCAGACATTAAAAATGTTAAAAATCTAAGTGAACTTCAGCAGAAAGAAAAAGAAGGTGAACTTATTCTTAAAAAACTCCAGAATACAGATGTTTTAGTTTTGTTAGATGATAAAGGAAAGCATTTTACATCCATAGAATTTTCTAAATATCTGCAAAAGAAAATGAATGCTGGCTTAAAACAATTGGTTTTAGTTATTGGTGGGCCTTATGGATTTTCTGATACTGTTTATCAAAAAGCTCAAGGAAAAATATCGCTTTCTAAAATGACGTTTTCTCATCAAATGATTCGTCTTTTTATAGTAGAACAGCTCTATAGAGGTTTTACCATCTTAAAAAACGAACCTTATCATCATGAATAA
- the nadC gene encoding carboxylating nicotinate-nucleotide diphosphorylase, which produces MITETQFQNELDLIIKNAIREDIGDGDHTSLSCIPAEAEGKAKLLVKDTGVIAGVEFAKQVFSYVDADLEVETFINDGNEVKFGDIVFHVSGKSRSILMAERLVLNAMQRMSAIATKTAFFANLLKGTDTKVLDTRKTTPGIRALEKWAVKIGGGENHRFALYDMVMIKDNHIDFAGGITAAITKTKKYLAEKNLDIKIIVEARSLEEIEEILNNEGVYRILIDNFNYEDTRKAVTLIGNKCLTESSGGINEDTIRKYAECGVDYISSGALTHSVYNLDLSLKAL; this is translated from the coding sequence ATGATTACAGAAACACAATTTCAGAACGAATTAGACTTAATAATAAAAAATGCAATAAGAGAAGATATTGGTGATGGAGATCACACTTCTTTGTCTTGTATTCCTGCAGAAGCAGAAGGTAAGGCTAAATTGTTGGTAAAAGATACAGGTGTAATTGCTGGTGTAGAATTTGCAAAGCAAGTTTTTTCTTATGTAGATGCAGATTTAGAGGTTGAAACTTTTATAAATGATGGTAATGAAGTTAAGTTTGGAGATATTGTATTTCATGTTTCAGGTAAATCAAGATCAATTTTAATGGCAGAACGTTTGGTGTTAAATGCCATGCAAAGAATGTCTGCAATTGCAACCAAAACAGCGTTTTTTGCAAACTTGCTAAAAGGCACAGATACCAAAGTTTTAGATACAAGAAAAACTACACCAGGTATAAGAGCTTTAGAAAAATGGGCTGTAAAAATTGGTGGAGGAGAAAACCATAGATTTGCCTTATATGATATGGTAATGATTAAAGACAATCATATAGATTTTGCAGGTGGTATTACAGCTGCAATAACCAAAACCAAAAAATATTTGGCAGAAAAAAACTTAGATATAAAAATTATTGTAGAAGCTAGAAGTTTAGAAGAAATTGAAGAAATTTTGAATAACGAAGGTGTTTACAGAATTTTAATAGATAATTTTAATTACGAAGATACCAGAAAAGCAGTTACTTTAATTGGTAATAAATGTTTAACAGAATCTTCAGGAGGTATTAATGAAGATACTATAAGAAAGTATGCAGAATGTGGTGTAGATTACATTTCTTCTGGAGCTTTAACACATTCTGTGTATAATTTAGATTTAAGTTTAAAAGCCCTATAA
- a CDS encoding pentapeptide repeat-containing protein, whose protein sequence is MLDFFDGETYSKIDFMNTKIKKGEYDNCTFLNCNFEGIHASNIQFVECEFIDCNFSNTIVTNTAFKDVSFVNCKMIGVKFNECDSFLLQFSFKDCQLNFSSFYQLKIPNTKFINSNLEEVDFTETNLTGSGFSNSDLHNTIFENTVLEKVDFRSAKNFTFSLEQNKVKGAKFSKENLVGLLSKYKIVID, encoded by the coding sequence ATGTTAGATTTTTTTGACGGTGAAACCTATTCCAAAATTGATTTTATGAATACTAAAATCAAAAAAGGAGAATATGATAATTGTACATTTTTAAACTGTAATTTTGAAGGAATTCATGCTTCTAATATTCAATTTGTAGAATGTGAATTTATAGATTGTAACTTTAGTAATACAATTGTAACTAATACAGCATTTAAAGATGTTTCTTTTGTGAACTGTAAAATGATAGGTGTAAAATTTAATGAATGCGATTCTTTTTTATTGCAATTCAGTTTTAAAGATTGCCAATTAAACTTTAGCTCTTTTTACCAACTAAAAATTCCGAATACCAAATTCATCAATAGTAATTTAGAGGAAGTAGATTTTACAGAAACTAATCTTACTGGTTCAGGTTTTAGTAACTCAGACTTACATAACACCATTTTTGAAAATACTGTTTTAGAAAAAGTAGATTTTAGATCAGCTAAAAACTTTACATTTAGTCTAGAGCAAAACAAAGTAAAGGGCGCAAAATTTAGCAAAGAAAATCTTGTTGGTCTTTTATCAAAATATAAAATTGTTATAGATTAG
- a CDS encoding YihY/virulence factor BrkB family protein, which translates to MSKSKEDRFDKIPVVNSLVKLGKKIKVPGLEGMSLFDVIEMYVIGIVEGALTTRASGIAYSFFMAIFPFLLFILTLIPYVPIDGAQEGLLSIISDVLPPKTFDAVDTVIIDIINNQYGGLLSFGFIGSIFLMTNGVNAIFGGFEFSYHVKEIRNIFRAYFIAMFVSFVIVAFLLITVVIIIFFELLLKDYVTLAWLEDNLIWIQLVRGSIFLAMIFITVSMLYHYGVKEGKYSRFFSPGAVFTTVLSVLSFYLFGFYVNEFAKYNELYGSIGTLLILMLFIWLNAIILLLGFELNASIYSLRVRNKSKATNENL; encoded by the coding sequence ATGTCTAAAAGCAAAGAAGATAGATTTGATAAAATACCTGTGGTTAATTCCTTAGTTAAGTTAGGAAAGAAAATTAAAGTTCCTGGTTTAGAAGGTATGTCTTTATTTGATGTGATTGAAATGTATGTTATAGGTATTGTTGAAGGTGCTTTAACAACTAGAGCAAGTGGAATTGCCTACAGTTTCTTTATGGCTATTTTTCCATTTTTGCTGTTCATTCTTACATTAATACCTTATGTGCCTATAGATGGTGCCCAAGAAGGTTTGCTATCTATTATAAGCGATGTTTTACCACCAAAAACTTTTGATGCAGTAGATACTGTTATTATCGATATTATAAATAATCAATATGGAGGTCTATTATCTTTTGGTTTTATAGGTTCTATATTTTTAATGACAAATGGAGTAAATGCTATTTTTGGTGGATTTGAGTTCTCTTACCATGTAAAAGAAATTAGAAACATATTTAGAGCCTATTTTATAGCAATGTTTGTTTCTTTTGTAATTGTAGCATTTCTATTGATAACAGTAGTTATTATTATCTTTTTTGAGTTACTTTTAAAAGATTATGTTACACTGGCTTGGTTAGAAGATAACTTAATTTGGATTCAACTTGTACGTGGTTCCATATTTTTAGCAATGATTTTTATTACAGTTTCCATGTTATATCATTATGGAGTTAAAGAAGGTAAATACTCAAGATTCTTCTCTCCAGGAGCTGTGTTTACAACTGTTTTATCTGTATTGTCTTTTTATTTATTTGGTTTTTATGTAAATGAATTCGCAAAATATAATGAGTTGTATGGCTCTATAGGTACATTACTTATTTTAATGTTATTTATATGGCTAAATGCAATTATTCTTCTTTTAGGTTTCGAATTAAATGCATCTATTTATTCTTTACGTGTTCGAAATAAAAGCAAAGCTACAAACGAAAATTTGTAA
- the hisS gene encoding histidine--tRNA ligase: MKPSIPKGTRDFSPTEVANRSYIMNTIKTAFETFGFQPIETPSFENSSTLMGKYGEEGDRLIFKILNSGDFLKKADEQLLADKESTKVTSQISEKALRYDLTVPFARYVVQHQNEMTFPFKRYQVQPVWRADRPQKGRFREFYQCDADVVGSKSLWQEAEFIQLYDTVFTKLGLTETTIKINNRKILSGIAEVIGAQDKLIDFTVALDKLDKIGQAKVEEEMLSKGISEEAIQKVQPLFNFKGSNLENLDALDSMLATSEEGLQGVKELRFVINATTELGLQSANLEVDVTLARGLNYYTGAIFEVSAPKGVKMGSIGGGGRYDDLTGIFGMKDVSGVGISFGLDRIYLVLEELGLFKAVDLPKPKVLFINFGDAEGLYCMKAITELRKHNIKAELYPDTAKMKKQMTYANNRQIEYVVLAGSQEIEQEIFTLKNMITGEQQKCSKADLIKKLR, from the coding sequence ATGAAGCCAAGTATCCCAAAAGGAACAAGAGATTTTTCGCCAACAGAAGTAGCTAATCGTTCTTATATTATGAACACAATTAAAACTGCTTTTGAAACTTTTGGATTTCAGCCAATAGAAACTCCGAGTTTTGAAAACTCATCAACTTTAATGGGTAAATATGGAGAAGAAGGAGATCGTCTTATTTTTAAAATTTTAAATTCTGGCGATTTTTTAAAGAAGGCAGATGAACAATTATTGGCAGATAAAGAGAGTACAAAAGTAACTTCGCAAATCTCTGAAAAAGCTTTAAGATATGATCTTACAGTACCTTTTGCAAGATATGTGGTTCAGCATCAAAATGAAATGACATTTCCTTTTAAACGTTATCAAGTACAACCAGTTTGGAGAGCAGATCGTCCTCAAAAAGGTCGTTTTAGAGAATTTTATCAATGTGATGCAGATGTTGTTGGTAGTAAATCTTTATGGCAAGAAGCAGAATTTATACAATTGTACGATACTGTTTTTACCAAACTAGGTTTAACAGAAACAACTATTAAAATTAATAATAGAAAAATACTTTCTGGAATTGCAGAAGTTATTGGAGCCCAAGATAAATTAATCGACTTTACAGTAGCTTTAGATAAGTTAGATAAAATTGGGCAAGCGAAAGTAGAAGAAGAAATGCTTTCAAAAGGTATTTCTGAAGAAGCCATTCAAAAAGTACAACCATTATTTAATTTTAAAGGCTCTAACTTAGAAAACTTAGATGCTTTAGATAGCATGTTAGCAACATCAGAAGAAGGTTTACAAGGTGTAAAAGAATTACGTTTTGTAATTAATGCAACTACTGAGTTGGGCTTGCAATCTGCAAATTTAGAGGTAGATGTAACTTTAGCAAGAGGTTTAAACTATTATACAGGAGCAATTTTTGAAGTATCTGCACCAAAAGGAGTAAAAATGGGTTCTATTGGTGGAGGAGGAAGATATGATGATTTAACAGGCATTTTTGGAATGAAAGATGTTTCTGGAGTTGGGATATCTTTTGGTTTAGATAGAATTTATTTAGTACTAGAAGAACTTGGTTTGTTTAAGGCTGTAGATTTACCAAAACCAAAAGTACTTTTTATCAATTTTGGAGATGCAGAAGGTTTGTATTGCATGAAAGCAATTACAGAACTTAGAAAACACAACATTAAAGCAGAATTGTATCCAGACACAGCTAAGATGAAAAAGCAAATGACTTATGCTAACAATAGACAAATTGAATATGTAGTTTTAGCTGGTTCTCAAGAAATTGAACAAGAAATTTTCACCTTAAAAAATATGATTACTGGAGAACAGCAAAAATGTTCAAAAGCAGATTTAATTAAAAAACTACGATAG
- the folE gene encoding GTP cyclohydrolase I FolE codes for MNEDRIEEIGENHVGTSAKTPLRADAFDISDDEKIKRIEESVKDILNTLGMDLTDDSLQGTPKRVAKAFVNEIFMGLNPKNKPKASTFDNNYNYGEMLVEKNIVVYSTCEHHLLPIIGRAHVAYISDGKVIGLSKMNRIVEYFAKRPQVQERLTMQVVQAMQEALGTEDVACVIDAKHLCVNSRGIKDIESSTVTAEFGGKFKNKETKREFLDYLKLETDFD; via the coding sequence ATGAACGAAGATAGAATTGAAGAAATAGGAGAAAATCATGTAGGAACTTCTGCTAAAACTCCATTAAGAGCAGATGCTTTTGATATTTCTGATGATGAAAAAATAAAGAGAATAGAAGAGAGTGTTAAAGATATTTTAAACACTTTAGGTATGGATTTAACTGATGATAGTTTACAAGGAACTCCAAAAAGAGTAGCAAAAGCTTTTGTAAATGAAATTTTTATGGGTTTAAATCCTAAGAACAAACCAAAAGCATCAACATTTGACAATAATTATAATTATGGTGAAATGTTAGTAGAAAAAAATATTGTTGTTTATTCTACTTGCGAGCATCACTTATTACCAATTATTGGTAGAGCACATGTGGCTTACATTTCTGATGGTAAAGTAATTGGTTTATCAAAAATGAATAGAATTGTAGAATACTTTGCAAAGAGGCCTCAAGTACAAGAGCGTTTAACTATGCAAGTAGTGCAAGCAATGCAAGAAGCTTTAGGTACAGAGGATGTTGCTTGTGTGATAGATGCAAAACATTTATGCGTAAACTCAAGAGGAATTAAAGATATAGAGAGTTCTACTGTAACTGCAGAATTTGGAGGTAAATTTAAAAATAAAGAAACCAAAAGAGAATTCTTAGATTATTTAAAATTAGAAACAGATTTTGATTGA
- a CDS encoding RNA polymerase sigma factor, with the protein MNTKQLIQKCKSNNYEAQMQVYNSYKNMMYGTAVRILKSREEAEDIVQDCFIKAFEKISQLKDDANLGAWLKRIVVNKSLDVVKSKHKFIITDEFEVLEHKIEENNDDLSSGISVNFVKQCINNLKDKYRIVLSLYLIEEYNHREIAEMLNTKESTIRNQFRRGKQQLLEMIKKQEV; encoded by the coding sequence TTGAATACTAAGCAACTCATACAAAAATGTAAATCTAATAATTACGAAGCCCAAATGCAGGTTTATAATTCTTATAAGAATATGATGTATGGAACAGCAGTAAGAATCTTAAAGAGTAGAGAGGAAGCAGAGGATATAGTTCAAGATTGCTTTATTAAGGCTTTCGAAAAAATATCTCAACTAAAAGATGATGCTAATTTGGGTGCTTGGCTTAAAAGAATAGTAGTTAATAAATCTTTAGATGTTGTAAAATCTAAACATAAGTTTATTATAACAGATGAATTTGAAGTTTTAGAACATAAAATTGAAGAAAATAATGATGATTTAAGTTCTGGAATTTCTGTAAACTTTGTTAAACAATGTATTAACAATTTAAAAGATAAATATAGAATTGTACTGTCTTTGTATCTAATAGAAGAATACAATCATAGAGAAATTGCAGAAATGCTTAATACTAAAGAAAGTACCATAAGAAATCAATTTAGAAGAGGTAAACAACAACTTTTAGAAATGATTAAAAAACAAGAAGTATGA
- a CDS encoding HEAT repeat domain-containing protein, giving the protein MKLEDFIKNNKDAVSEEQMSSKADANFDSLLKHKLHQPRKKKVVYLKYISVAASILLIFSLGFWFSNKENISSEEQELLANLDADSAGKRLEGVYAFNDEYQKEDTRIINRLIEILHKDENANVKIATIDGLLQFPKNEKIRKNLISALENEDKPLVQIKLIKALSILRENRAQKPLEKIINSKQTFPIVKNNATLAMVNIKQ; this is encoded by the coding sequence ATGAAATTAGAAGATTTTATTAAAAATAATAAAGATGCAGTTTCAGAAGAGCAAATGTCTAGCAAAGCTGATGCTAATTTTGATAGTTTGTTAAAGCATAAGCTTCATCAACCAAGGAAGAAAAAGGTAGTGTATTTAAAATACATATCTGTTGCTGCTTCTATTTTATTGATATTCTCTCTAGGATTTTGGTTTTCAAACAAAGAAAATATTTCTTCAGAAGAGCAAGAACTCTTAGCAAATTTAGATGCAGATTCTGCTGGTAAACGCTTAGAAGGTGTTTATGCTTTTAACGATGAATATCAAAAAGAAGACACAAGAATTATAAATAGATTAATAGAAATTTTGCATAAAGATGAAAATGCGAATGTTAAAATAGCAACAATAGATGGTCTATTACAGTTTCCTAAAAATGAGAAAATAAGAAAGAATTTAATATCAGCTTTAGAAAATGAAGATAAACCTCTAGTTCAAATAAAATTAATAAAAGCGCTAAGTATTTTAAGAGAGAATCGTGCACAAAAACCTCTTGAAAAAATAATTAATAGTAAACAAACCTTTCCTATAGTTAAAAATAACGCAACATTAGCTATGGTAAACATAAAACAATAA